One genomic window of Nicotiana sylvestris chromosome 10, ASM39365v2, whole genome shotgun sequence includes the following:
- the LOC104216091 gene encoding secreted RxLR effector protein 78-like, translated as MYKLITKTFTARLKLVVDSLVGLSQSAFIAGRSILDNVIVAHELVKDYTQNGLSPRCLIKINIRKTYDSVKWGFLKSVLLKFGLPGKFMDSIMECVTAVSSSLLINEGLTPKFMAKKGLRQGNPMSLYLFILAME; from the coding sequence ATGTACAAACTCATAACAAAAACTTTCACCGCCAGGTTGAAGCTAGTAGTGGATTCTTTAGTTGGGCTATCCCAATCAGCTTTCATAGCAGGGAGGAGTATATTGGACAATGTTATAGTGGCTCATGAATTGGTTAAAGATTATACTCAGAATGGATTATCACCTAGATGCCTTATTAAAATCAACATAAGGAAAACATATGATTCAGTGAAATGGGGTTTTCTAAAGAGTGTACTGCTGAAATTTGGCTTGCCTGGGAAGTTTATGGACTCGATCATGGAATGTGTTACCGCAGTGAGCTCCTCACTCTTGATCAATGAAGGGCTTACTCCTAAGTTTATGGCAAAAAAGGGACTGAGGCAGGGGAACCCTATGTCTCTTTACCTTTTTATTCTGGCTATGGAATAG